TTTGATCACGCCGATCAAATAGTCGAGGTACTGTTCATGCAGCGGCAGATTCAATTTGTATTTGGCTTCCAGTGCAGCTCGGATTTCATCTGGAACGTTCTTTTCCGAAGTAAAAGGACCGCCCGGCACCGCTTTCATAATGAAGAAGGTGGCCGTTACGATCAAGAAAAGCGAGAGAATCATAAAAATGATACGCTTACCTAGATAACGGATCAACAAACTTACCCCCCTGTGTTTTTTTGCTTCACGTCCCATTTTTACACTGCTTCTGCGGCTGGAACAGTGCAAAAATCGACAGTGTAAATTCCCCAATATTCGAATCTCTTGCAGTTTCTTTTCTCTATCTGTGTTTGTGTTCGGCATGATATGATGCCGTATATCGGAACGGTCGGCATAAGATAAGGTATATGGTTCGTCCATATACCTTATCTCTGCAAACCGATTTCCTTTACGCCTCTTTGGAACAGCAGATTACTCTACCGAAGCCCACTTCCAGTCCACATCGCCCAAGCCGCCGATTACGACGCCTTTGACATTTTCCTTCTGTACCCAAGAGTTGGTGTAGAAGTAGATGGGAGCGACAGGCATTTCGTCCATGAGGATGGTTTCTGCTTCCAGCAGGATTTGCTTCCGTTTCGCCGGATCCGGCTCGGTGGCGGATTGGTTCAACAGTTCCTTGAACTTCGGATGCTCCCAACGCGTATCGTTGTTTCCGCCATCCTTGTCCTTGTACATTTCAAGGAAGTTGATCGGGTCGTTAAAGTCACCCAGCCAACCCAAACGTCCTATCTGGTAGTTCCCCTGGTGCATGTCTTCGAGGTAGACTTTCCATTCCTTGTTTTCCAGCTTTACTTCAACGCCAAGGTTTTTCTTCCACTGGTCCTGGATCGCAGCCGCGATCTTTTGGTGGGCCTCAGAAGTATTGTAGGACAGGGTGATCGGAGGCAGCTTGGTAATGCCCAGCTCCTTCATTCCCTCGTCAAGCAGTTTCTTTGCTGTCTCTACGTCATTGTCCTTGAAGAAGCCGTCAGGTTTCAGCGCCATGGATGGCGGTACGGCACCCATAGCAGGAAGTTGGCCAGTTTGCAGGATATTGTCAATCAGGGACTGTCTGTCGATAGAGTACGCGAACGCTTTGCGGATCTTCACGTTGTTAAACGGCGGCTTTTCGGTGTTGAACTTGTACCAGTAGGTACCCGCGATGGCTTGGGTCGTGATCTTCTTCTGCTCTTTCAGAGCCGGAATGGCGTCCGTAGGCAGAGAGCTTGTCGGCGATCCTGCCCAGTCAATCTCGCCGTTTTCAAACATGGACAGCTCGGTGTTCTCGTCTTCTACCATAGCAAACTCGATGCGATCCAATTTAACCGTATCTTTGTCCCAGTAATTTTCGTTTTTAACGAGCACGAGCTTGCTCTTATGTTCCCACGTTTCCATCTTGAACGGACCGTTACCCATGTGGGTGCTAGCTTCTGCCGCCCATTTCGGATTGGACTCAACCAGCTTTTTGTTGACCGGGAAATAGGTCGGGAAGGCGGTCAGCTCCAGGAAGAAGGGCGTCGG
This sequence is a window from Brevibacillus composti. Protein-coding genes within it:
- a CDS encoding peptide ABC transporter substrate-binding protein is translated as MKKNVFALVSSVAVLGAALAGCAGGQQATTDPKPAEGTTGQQPAAPAEKKPQVLKLNLHSEPPTADPGISEDTTSAAIIRATFDGLTRVDASQQPVMSVAESYELSEDMLTYTFKLKDTKWANGEPVTAHDFEYAWKRALDPNTASNYAYQLYYVKNGEAFNKGTASRDDVGVKALDDKTLEVKLENPTPFFLELTAFPTYFPVNKKLVESNPKWAAEASTHMGNGPFKMETWEHKSKLVLVKNENYWDKDTVKLDRIEFAMVEDENTELSMFENGEIDWAGSPTSSLPTDAIPALKEQKKITTQAIAGTYWYKFNTEKPPFNNVKIRKAFAYSIDRQSLIDNILQTGQLPAMGAVPPSMALKPDGFFKDNDVETAKKLLDEGMKELGITKLPPITLSYNTSEAHQKIAAAIQDQWKKNLGVEVKLENKEWKVYLEDMHQGNYQIGRLGWLGDFNDPINFLEMYKDKDGGNNDTRWEHPKFKELLNQSATEPDPAKRKQILLEAETILMDEMPVAPIYFYTNSWVQKENVKGVVIGGLGDVDWKWASVE